One genomic segment of Scylla paramamosain isolate STU-SP2022 chromosome 9, ASM3559412v1, whole genome shotgun sequence includes these proteins:
- the LOC135103850 gene encoding retinoic acid receptor RXR-alpha-B-like isoform X15 gives MSGSLDRQSPLSVAPDTVSLLSPAPSFSNANGGPASPSISTSPFTIGSSNTTSLSTSPTQYPPSHPLSGSKHLCSICGDRASGKHYGVYSCEGCKGFFKRTVRKDLTYACREERSCTIDKRQRNRCQYCRYQKCLSMGMKREAVQEERQRTKGDKGDGDTESSCGAISDMPIASIREAELSVDPIDEQPLDQGVRPSNLCQVPLAAPETIDISEKSSFALPFHSVSEVNNVNPVQDVVSNICQAADRHLVQLVEWAKHIPHFTDLPIEDQVVLLKAGWNELLIASFSHRSMGVEDGIVLATGLVVHRSSAHQAGVGAIFDRVLSELVSKMKEMKMDKTELGCLRAIVLFNPDAKGVTCCSDVEILREKVYAALEEYTRTTYPDEPGRFPKLLLRLPSLRSIGLKCLEYLFFFKLIGDTPLDSYLMKMLVDNPSPSNTSPTS, from the exons ATGTCCGGCTCCCTGGATCGCCAGTCCCCCCTCAGCGTGGCGCCAGACACCgtgtcccttctctcccctgcGCCCAGCTTCTCCAATGCCAATGGTGGACCGGCATCacccag CATATCAACATCTCCCTTCACCATTGGCTCAAGCAACACCACCAGCTTGAGCACCTCCCCAACCCAGTACCCCCCAAGCCACCCACTGTCTGGCTCCAAGCACCTCTGCTCCATATGTGGTGACCGGGCCTCAGGCAAACACTATGGCGTGTACAG TTGTGAAGGCTGCAAAGGATTCTTCAAGCGGACAGTGCGCAAGGACCTGACATATGCTTGTCGGGAAGAGAGATCATGCACCATCGACAAGAGACAGAGGAACCGTTGCCAGTATTGCCGGTACCAGAAGTGCTTGTCCAtggggatgaagagagaagcGGTCCAG GAGGAGCGTCAGAGGACAAAAGGTGACAAAGGAGACGGGGACACAGAATCCTCCTGTGGCGCCATCTCGGACATGCCCATTGCCAGCATCCGGGAGGCTGAGCTCAGCGTGGATCCCATCGACGAGCAGCCACTGGACCAAGGGGTGAGGCCTTCCAACCTTTGTCAAGTTCCACTCGCAGCACCTGAGACCATTGATATAAGTGAAAAGAGTAGCTTTGCATTACCTTTTCATTCTGTCAGTGAAGTTAACAACGTTAATCCAGTG CAGGATGTGGTAAGCAATATCTGCCAGGCAGCTGATCGACATCTGGTGCAGCTGGTGGAGTGGGCCAAACATATCCCACACTTCACAGACCTTCCCATAGAAGACCAAGTTGTATTACTCAAGGCTG GCTGGAATGAGTTGCTCATTGCTTCATTCTCACACCGCAGCATGGGAGTAGAGGATGGCATTGTGCTGGCCACAGGCCTTGTG GTGCACAGAAGTAGTGCTCACCAGGCTGGGGTGGGAGCCATATTTGACCGTGTCTTGTCTGAGCTGGTGTCcaagatgaaagaaatgaagatggaTAAGACAGAATTGGGTTGTCTCCGCGCCATTGTCCTGTTCAACCCAG ATGCCAAAGGAGTGACCTGCTGCAGCGATGTGGAGATCCTGCGTGAGAAAGTGTATGCTGCCCTTGAGGAGTACACACGCACCACCTACCCAGATGAGCCCGGCCGCTTCCCCAAGCTGCTGCTCCGACTCCCTTCACTCAGGTCCATTGGACTCAAGTGTCTTGaatacctcttcttcttcaag CTCATTGGAGATACACCCCTGGATAGCTACTTGATGAAGATGCTGGTGGACAATCCAAGTCCCAGCAACACTTCCCCCACCAGCTAG
- the LOC135103850 gene encoding retinoic acid receptor RXR-alpha-B-like isoform X16 has product MSGSLDRQSPLSVAPDTVSLLSPAPSFSNANGGPASPSISTSPFTIGSSNTTSLSTSPTQYPPSHPLSGSKHLCSICGDRASGKHYGVYSCEGCKGFFKRTVRKDLTYACREERSCTIDKRQRNRCQYCRYQKCLSMGMKREAVQEERQRTKGDKGDGDTESSCGAISDMPIASIREAELSVDPIDEQPLDQGVRPSNLCQVPLAAPETIDISEKSSFALPFHSVSEVNNVNPVDVVSNICQAADRHLVQLVEWAKHIPHFTDLPIEDQVVLLKAGWNELLIASFSHRSMGVEDGIVLATGLVVHRSSAHQAGVGAIFDRVLSELVSKMKEMKMDKTELGCLRAIVLFNPDAKGVTCCSDVEILREKVYAALEEYTRTTYPDEPGRFPKLLLRLPSLRSIGLKCLEYLFFFKLIGDTPLDSYLMKMLVDNPSPSNTSPTS; this is encoded by the exons ATGTCCGGCTCCCTGGATCGCCAGTCCCCCCTCAGCGTGGCGCCAGACACCgtgtcccttctctcccctgcGCCCAGCTTCTCCAATGCCAATGGTGGACCGGCATCacccag CATATCAACATCTCCCTTCACCATTGGCTCAAGCAACACCACCAGCTTGAGCACCTCCCCAACCCAGTACCCCCCAAGCCACCCACTGTCTGGCTCCAAGCACCTCTGCTCCATATGTGGTGACCGGGCCTCAGGCAAACACTATGGCGTGTACAG TTGTGAAGGCTGCAAAGGATTCTTCAAGCGGACAGTGCGCAAGGACCTGACATATGCTTGTCGGGAAGAGAGATCATGCACCATCGACAAGAGACAGAGGAACCGTTGCCAGTATTGCCGGTACCAGAAGTGCTTGTCCAtggggatgaagagagaagcGGTCCAG GAGGAGCGTCAGAGGACAAAAGGTGACAAAGGAGACGGGGACACAGAATCCTCCTGTGGCGCCATCTCGGACATGCCCATTGCCAGCATCCGGGAGGCTGAGCTCAGCGTGGATCCCATCGACGAGCAGCCACTGGACCAAGGGGTGAGGCCTTCCAACCTTTGTCAAGTTCCACTCGCAGCACCTGAGACCATTGATATAAGTGAAAAGAGTAGCTTTGCATTACCTTTTCATTCTGTCAGTGAAGTTAACAACGTTAATCCAGTG GATGTGGTAAGCAATATCTGCCAGGCAGCTGATCGACATCTGGTGCAGCTGGTGGAGTGGGCCAAACATATCCCACACTTCACAGACCTTCCCATAGAAGACCAAGTTGTATTACTCAAGGCTG GCTGGAATGAGTTGCTCATTGCTTCATTCTCACACCGCAGCATGGGAGTAGAGGATGGCATTGTGCTGGCCACAGGCCTTGTG GTGCACAGAAGTAGTGCTCACCAGGCTGGGGTGGGAGCCATATTTGACCGTGTCTTGTCTGAGCTGGTGTCcaagatgaaagaaatgaagatggaTAAGACAGAATTGGGTTGTCTCCGCGCCATTGTCCTGTTCAACCCAG ATGCCAAAGGAGTGACCTGCTGCAGCGATGTGGAGATCCTGCGTGAGAAAGTGTATGCTGCCCTTGAGGAGTACACACGCACCACCTACCCAGATGAGCCCGGCCGCTTCCCCAAGCTGCTGCTCCGACTCCCTTCACTCAGGTCCATTGGACTCAAGTGTCTTGaatacctcttcttcttcaag CTCATTGGAGATACACCCCTGGATAGCTACTTGATGAAGATGCTGGTGGACAATCCAAGTCCCAGCAACACTTCCCCCACCAGCTAG
- the LOC135103850 gene encoding retinoic acid receptor RXR-alpha-B-like isoform X14, with translation MSGSLDRQSPLSVAPDTVSLLSPAPSFSNANGGPASPSISTSPFTIGSSNTTSLSTSPTQYPPSHPLSGSKHLCSICGDRASGKHYGVYSCEGCKGFFKRTVRKDLTYACREERSCTIDKRQRNRCQYCRYQKCLSMGMKREAVQVGAVEEERQRTKGDKGDGDTESSCGAISDMPIASIREAELSVDPIDEQPLDQGVRPSNLCQVPLAAPETIDISEKSSFALPFHSVSEVNNVNPVDVVSNICQAADRHLVQLVEWAKHIPHFTDLPIEDQVVLLKAGWNELLIASFSHRSMGVEDGIVLATGLVVHRSSAHQAGVGAIFDRVLSELVSKMKEMKMDKTELGCLRAIVLFNPDAKGVTCCSDVEILREKVYAALEEYTRTTYPDEPGRFPKLLLRLPSLRSIGLKCLEYLFFFKLIGDTPLDSYLMKMLVDNPSPSNTSPTS, from the exons ATGTCCGGCTCCCTGGATCGCCAGTCCCCCCTCAGCGTGGCGCCAGACACCgtgtcccttctctcccctgcGCCCAGCTTCTCCAATGCCAATGGTGGACCGGCATCacccag CATATCAACATCTCCCTTCACCATTGGCTCAAGCAACACCACCAGCTTGAGCACCTCCCCAACCCAGTACCCCCCAAGCCACCCACTGTCTGGCTCCAAGCACCTCTGCTCCATATGTGGTGACCGGGCCTCAGGCAAACACTATGGCGTGTACAG TTGTGAAGGCTGCAAAGGATTCTTCAAGCGGACAGTGCGCAAGGACCTGACATATGCTTGTCGGGAAGAGAGATCATGCACCATCGACAAGAGACAGAGGAACCGTTGCCAGTATTGCCGGTACCAGAAGTGCTTGTCCAtggggatgaagagagaagcGGTCCAGGTAGGGGCAGTAGAG GAGGAGCGTCAGAGGACAAAAGGTGACAAAGGAGACGGGGACACAGAATCCTCCTGTGGCGCCATCTCGGACATGCCCATTGCCAGCATCCGGGAGGCTGAGCTCAGCGTGGATCCCATCGACGAGCAGCCACTGGACCAAGGGGTGAGGCCTTCCAACCTTTGTCAAGTTCCACTCGCAGCACCTGAGACCATTGATATAAGTGAAAAGAGTAGCTTTGCATTACCTTTTCATTCTGTCAGTGAAGTTAACAACGTTAATCCAGTG GATGTGGTAAGCAATATCTGCCAGGCAGCTGATCGACATCTGGTGCAGCTGGTGGAGTGGGCCAAACATATCCCACACTTCACAGACCTTCCCATAGAAGACCAAGTTGTATTACTCAAGGCTG GCTGGAATGAGTTGCTCATTGCTTCATTCTCACACCGCAGCATGGGAGTAGAGGATGGCATTGTGCTGGCCACAGGCCTTGTG GTGCACAGAAGTAGTGCTCACCAGGCTGGGGTGGGAGCCATATTTGACCGTGTCTTGTCTGAGCTGGTGTCcaagatgaaagaaatgaagatggaTAAGACAGAATTGGGTTGTCTCCGCGCCATTGTCCTGTTCAACCCAG ATGCCAAAGGAGTGACCTGCTGCAGCGATGTGGAGATCCTGCGTGAGAAAGTGTATGCTGCCCTTGAGGAGTACACACGCACCACCTACCCAGATGAGCCCGGCCGCTTCCCCAAGCTGCTGCTCCGACTCCCTTCACTCAGGTCCATTGGACTCAAGTGTCTTGaatacctcttcttcttcaag CTCATTGGAGATACACCCCTGGATAGCTACTTGATGAAGATGCTGGTGGACAATCCAAGTCCCAGCAACACTTCCCCCACCAGCTAG
- the LOC135103850 gene encoding retinoic acid receptor RXR-like isoform X19: MSGSLDRQSPLSVAPDTVSLLSPAPSFSNANGGPASPSISTSPFTIGSSNTTSLSTSPTQYPPSHPLSGSKHLCSICGDRASGKHYGVYSCEGCKGFFKRTVRKDLTYACREERSCTIDKRQRNRCQYCRYQKCLSMGMKREAVQVGAVEEERQRTKGDKGDGDTESSCGAISDMPIASIREAELSVDPIDEQPLDQGQDVVSNICQAADRHLVQLVEWAKHIPHFTDLPIEDQVVLLKAGWNELLIASFSHRSMGVEDGIVLATGLVVHRSSAHQAGVGAIFDRVLSELVSKMKEMKMDKTELGCLRAIVLFNPDAKGVTCCSDVEILREKVYAALEEYTRTTYPDEPGRFPKLLLRLPSLRSIGLKCLEYLFFFKLIGDTPLDSYLMKMLVDNPSPSNTSPTS, from the exons ATGTCCGGCTCCCTGGATCGCCAGTCCCCCCTCAGCGTGGCGCCAGACACCgtgtcccttctctcccctgcGCCCAGCTTCTCCAATGCCAATGGTGGACCGGCATCacccag CATATCAACATCTCCCTTCACCATTGGCTCAAGCAACACCACCAGCTTGAGCACCTCCCCAACCCAGTACCCCCCAAGCCACCCACTGTCTGGCTCCAAGCACCTCTGCTCCATATGTGGTGACCGGGCCTCAGGCAAACACTATGGCGTGTACAG TTGTGAAGGCTGCAAAGGATTCTTCAAGCGGACAGTGCGCAAGGACCTGACATATGCTTGTCGGGAAGAGAGATCATGCACCATCGACAAGAGACAGAGGAACCGTTGCCAGTATTGCCGGTACCAGAAGTGCTTGTCCAtggggatgaagagagaagcGGTCCAGGTAGGGGCAGTAGAG GAGGAGCGTCAGAGGACAAAAGGTGACAAAGGAGACGGGGACACAGAATCCTCCTGTGGCGCCATCTCGGACATGCCCATTGCCAGCATCCGGGAGGCTGAGCTCAGCGTGGATCCCATCGACGAGCAGCCACTGGACCAAGGG CAGGATGTGGTAAGCAATATCTGCCAGGCAGCTGATCGACATCTGGTGCAGCTGGTGGAGTGGGCCAAACATATCCCACACTTCACAGACCTTCCCATAGAAGACCAAGTTGTATTACTCAAGGCTG GCTGGAATGAGTTGCTCATTGCTTCATTCTCACACCGCAGCATGGGAGTAGAGGATGGCATTGTGCTGGCCACAGGCCTTGTG GTGCACAGAAGTAGTGCTCACCAGGCTGGGGTGGGAGCCATATTTGACCGTGTCTTGTCTGAGCTGGTGTCcaagatgaaagaaatgaagatggaTAAGACAGAATTGGGTTGTCTCCGCGCCATTGTCCTGTTCAACCCAG ATGCCAAAGGAGTGACCTGCTGCAGCGATGTGGAGATCCTGCGTGAGAAAGTGTATGCTGCCCTTGAGGAGTACACACGCACCACCTACCCAGATGAGCCCGGCCGCTTCCCCAAGCTGCTGCTCCGACTCCCTTCACTCAGGTCCATTGGACTCAAGTGTCTTGaatacctcttcttcttcaag CTCATTGGAGATACACCCCTGGATAGCTACTTGATGAAGATGCTGGTGGACAATCCAAGTCCCAGCAACACTTCCCCCACCAGCTAG
- the LOC135103850 gene encoding retinoic acid receptor RXR-like isoform X20 — MSGSLDRQSPLSVAPDTVSLLSPAPSFSNANGGPASPSISTSPFTIGSSNTTSLSTSPTQYPPSHPLSGSKHLCSICGDRASGKHYGVYSCEGCKGFFKRTVRKDLTYACREERSCTIDKRQRNRCQYCRYQKCLSMGMKREAVQVGAVEEERQRTKGDKGDGDTESSCGAISDMPIASIREAELSVDPIDEQPLDQGDVVSNICQAADRHLVQLVEWAKHIPHFTDLPIEDQVVLLKAGWNELLIASFSHRSMGVEDGIVLATGLVVHRSSAHQAGVGAIFDRVLSELVSKMKEMKMDKTELGCLRAIVLFNPDAKGVTCCSDVEILREKVYAALEEYTRTTYPDEPGRFPKLLLRLPSLRSIGLKCLEYLFFFKLIGDTPLDSYLMKMLVDNPSPSNTSPTS, encoded by the exons ATGTCCGGCTCCCTGGATCGCCAGTCCCCCCTCAGCGTGGCGCCAGACACCgtgtcccttctctcccctgcGCCCAGCTTCTCCAATGCCAATGGTGGACCGGCATCacccag CATATCAACATCTCCCTTCACCATTGGCTCAAGCAACACCACCAGCTTGAGCACCTCCCCAACCCAGTACCCCCCAAGCCACCCACTGTCTGGCTCCAAGCACCTCTGCTCCATATGTGGTGACCGGGCCTCAGGCAAACACTATGGCGTGTACAG TTGTGAAGGCTGCAAAGGATTCTTCAAGCGGACAGTGCGCAAGGACCTGACATATGCTTGTCGGGAAGAGAGATCATGCACCATCGACAAGAGACAGAGGAACCGTTGCCAGTATTGCCGGTACCAGAAGTGCTTGTCCAtggggatgaagagagaagcGGTCCAGGTAGGGGCAGTAGAG GAGGAGCGTCAGAGGACAAAAGGTGACAAAGGAGACGGGGACACAGAATCCTCCTGTGGCGCCATCTCGGACATGCCCATTGCCAGCATCCGGGAGGCTGAGCTCAGCGTGGATCCCATCGACGAGCAGCCACTGGACCAAGGG GATGTGGTAAGCAATATCTGCCAGGCAGCTGATCGACATCTGGTGCAGCTGGTGGAGTGGGCCAAACATATCCCACACTTCACAGACCTTCCCATAGAAGACCAAGTTGTATTACTCAAGGCTG GCTGGAATGAGTTGCTCATTGCTTCATTCTCACACCGCAGCATGGGAGTAGAGGATGGCATTGTGCTGGCCACAGGCCTTGTG GTGCACAGAAGTAGTGCTCACCAGGCTGGGGTGGGAGCCATATTTGACCGTGTCTTGTCTGAGCTGGTGTCcaagatgaaagaaatgaagatggaTAAGACAGAATTGGGTTGTCTCCGCGCCATTGTCCTGTTCAACCCAG ATGCCAAAGGAGTGACCTGCTGCAGCGATGTGGAGATCCTGCGTGAGAAAGTGTATGCTGCCCTTGAGGAGTACACACGCACCACCTACCCAGATGAGCCCGGCCGCTTCCCCAAGCTGCTGCTCCGACTCCCTTCACTCAGGTCCATTGGACTCAAGTGTCTTGaatacctcttcttcttcaag CTCATTGGAGATACACCCCTGGATAGCTACTTGATGAAGATGCTGGTGGACAATCCAAGTCCCAGCAACACTTCCCCCACCAGCTAG
- the LOC135103850 gene encoding retinoic acid receptor RXR-alpha-B-like isoform X13, giving the protein MSGSLDRQSPLSVAPDTVSLLSPAPSFSNANGGPASPSISTSPFTIGSSNTTSLSTSPTQYPPSHPLSGSKHLCSICGDRASGKHYGVYSCEGCKGFFKRTVRKDLTYACREERSCTIDKRQRNRCQYCRYQKCLSMGMKREAVQVGAVEEERQRTKGDKGDGDTESSCGAISDMPIASIREAELSVDPIDEQPLDQGVRPSNLCQVPLAAPETIDISEKSSFALPFHSVSEVNNVNPVQDVVSNICQAADRHLVQLVEWAKHIPHFTDLPIEDQVVLLKAGWNELLIASFSHRSMGVEDGIVLATGLVVHRSSAHQAGVGAIFDRVLSELVSKMKEMKMDKTELGCLRAIVLFNPDAKGVTCCSDVEILREKVYAALEEYTRTTYPDEPGRFPKLLLRLPSLRSIGLKCLEYLFFFKLIGDTPLDSYLMKMLVDNPSPSNTSPTS; this is encoded by the exons ATGTCCGGCTCCCTGGATCGCCAGTCCCCCCTCAGCGTGGCGCCAGACACCgtgtcccttctctcccctgcGCCCAGCTTCTCCAATGCCAATGGTGGACCGGCATCacccag CATATCAACATCTCCCTTCACCATTGGCTCAAGCAACACCACCAGCTTGAGCACCTCCCCAACCCAGTACCCCCCAAGCCACCCACTGTCTGGCTCCAAGCACCTCTGCTCCATATGTGGTGACCGGGCCTCAGGCAAACACTATGGCGTGTACAG TTGTGAAGGCTGCAAAGGATTCTTCAAGCGGACAGTGCGCAAGGACCTGACATATGCTTGTCGGGAAGAGAGATCATGCACCATCGACAAGAGACAGAGGAACCGTTGCCAGTATTGCCGGTACCAGAAGTGCTTGTCCAtggggatgaagagagaagcGGTCCAGGTAGGGGCAGTAGAG GAGGAGCGTCAGAGGACAAAAGGTGACAAAGGAGACGGGGACACAGAATCCTCCTGTGGCGCCATCTCGGACATGCCCATTGCCAGCATCCGGGAGGCTGAGCTCAGCGTGGATCCCATCGACGAGCAGCCACTGGACCAAGGGGTGAGGCCTTCCAACCTTTGTCAAGTTCCACTCGCAGCACCTGAGACCATTGATATAAGTGAAAAGAGTAGCTTTGCATTACCTTTTCATTCTGTCAGTGAAGTTAACAACGTTAATCCAGTG CAGGATGTGGTAAGCAATATCTGCCAGGCAGCTGATCGACATCTGGTGCAGCTGGTGGAGTGGGCCAAACATATCCCACACTTCACAGACCTTCCCATAGAAGACCAAGTTGTATTACTCAAGGCTG GCTGGAATGAGTTGCTCATTGCTTCATTCTCACACCGCAGCATGGGAGTAGAGGATGGCATTGTGCTGGCCACAGGCCTTGTG GTGCACAGAAGTAGTGCTCACCAGGCTGGGGTGGGAGCCATATTTGACCGTGTCTTGTCTGAGCTGGTGTCcaagatgaaagaaatgaagatggaTAAGACAGAATTGGGTTGTCTCCGCGCCATTGTCCTGTTCAACCCAG ATGCCAAAGGAGTGACCTGCTGCAGCGATGTGGAGATCCTGCGTGAGAAAGTGTATGCTGCCCTTGAGGAGTACACACGCACCACCTACCCAGATGAGCCCGGCCGCTTCCCCAAGCTGCTGCTCCGACTCCCTTCACTCAGGTCCATTGGACTCAAGTGTCTTGaatacctcttcttcttcaag CTCATTGGAGATACACCCCTGGATAGCTACTTGATGAAGATGCTGGTGGACAATCCAAGTCCCAGCAACACTTCCCCCACCAGCTAG
- the LOC135103850 gene encoding retinoic acid receptor RXR-like isoform X21: protein MSGSLDRQSPLSVAPDTVSLLSPAPSFSNANGGPASPSISTSPFTIGSSNTTSLSTSPTQYPPSHPLSGSKHLCSICGDRASGKHYGVYSCEGCKGFFKRTVRKDLTYACREERSCTIDKRQRNRCQYCRYQKCLSMGMKREAVQEERQRTKGDKGDGDTESSCGAISDMPIASIREAELSVDPIDEQPLDQGDVVSNICQAADRHLVQLVEWAKHIPHFTDLPIEDQVVLLKAGWNELLIASFSHRSMGVEDGIVLATGLVVHRSSAHQAGVGAIFDRVLSELVSKMKEMKMDKTELGCLRAIVLFNPDAKGVTCCSDVEILREKVYAALEEYTRTTYPDEPGRFPKLLLRLPSLRSIGLKCLEYLFFFKLIGDTPLDSYLMKMLVDNPSPSNTSPTS, encoded by the exons ATGTCCGGCTCCCTGGATCGCCAGTCCCCCCTCAGCGTGGCGCCAGACACCgtgtcccttctctcccctgcGCCCAGCTTCTCCAATGCCAATGGTGGACCGGCATCacccag CATATCAACATCTCCCTTCACCATTGGCTCAAGCAACACCACCAGCTTGAGCACCTCCCCAACCCAGTACCCCCCAAGCCACCCACTGTCTGGCTCCAAGCACCTCTGCTCCATATGTGGTGACCGGGCCTCAGGCAAACACTATGGCGTGTACAG TTGTGAAGGCTGCAAAGGATTCTTCAAGCGGACAGTGCGCAAGGACCTGACATATGCTTGTCGGGAAGAGAGATCATGCACCATCGACAAGAGACAGAGGAACCGTTGCCAGTATTGCCGGTACCAGAAGTGCTTGTCCAtggggatgaagagagaagcGGTCCAG GAGGAGCGTCAGAGGACAAAAGGTGACAAAGGAGACGGGGACACAGAATCCTCCTGTGGCGCCATCTCGGACATGCCCATTGCCAGCATCCGGGAGGCTGAGCTCAGCGTGGATCCCATCGACGAGCAGCCACTGGACCAAGGG GATGTGGTAAGCAATATCTGCCAGGCAGCTGATCGACATCTGGTGCAGCTGGTGGAGTGGGCCAAACATATCCCACACTTCACAGACCTTCCCATAGAAGACCAAGTTGTATTACTCAAGGCTG GCTGGAATGAGTTGCTCATTGCTTCATTCTCACACCGCAGCATGGGAGTAGAGGATGGCATTGTGCTGGCCACAGGCCTTGTG GTGCACAGAAGTAGTGCTCACCAGGCTGGGGTGGGAGCCATATTTGACCGTGTCTTGTCTGAGCTGGTGTCcaagatgaaagaaatgaagatggaTAAGACAGAATTGGGTTGTCTCCGCGCCATTGTCCTGTTCAACCCAG ATGCCAAAGGAGTGACCTGCTGCAGCGATGTGGAGATCCTGCGTGAGAAAGTGTATGCTGCCCTTGAGGAGTACACACGCACCACCTACCCAGATGAGCCCGGCCGCTTCCCCAAGCTGCTGCTCCGACTCCCTTCACTCAGGTCCATTGGACTCAAGTGTCTTGaatacctcttcttcttcaag CTCATTGGAGATACACCCCTGGATAGCTACTTGATGAAGATGCTGGTGGACAATCCAAGTCCCAGCAACACTTCCCCCACCAGCTAG